Below is a genomic region from Trichoderma asperellum chromosome 2, complete sequence.
ACATTCCTCTGCCGACTTATTATCCGTTGCGGCAACAAATCGAACCCGCacaaacaagaacaagagctTGGGCGCCAAGCGGGTACTGAGGAGCCTTAAGGGGTTTTTTTTGTGAGAGATATGgcgagaggaagatgatggtaAAAGGACCAAAAGAGAACCAGTCATGGATTTAAGCTGCTGGTGGGTGACTCTTTTtgcttgaaaaaaaaaaaaaaaaaaaaaaaaaaaacctcagCAGAACTCTTGCTAGAGCATACTTCTTGCCTGATCTCTTACCAGAAAACGCCTCCGCCTCGTAGGTATCAAACAAACAGGGATCGCAGCACGAATATCCACGTACAAAGCAACAATGAGAGCACCATGAGCGTGGGGCTGACCTTAGCCTCTGAGTGCGTGGATAGCTAGTAGCAGCAACTACTTTGTGTGTTTAAAACCTCCTCAGTCcctatttctattttatacCAGCTCGTGCGCTTCGCGAAATGAGCACCCTCTAACAAACGTCTTGCTCGTTTTACACTGATTTTATGGTGCCATTTCTACTGTTTTCAGAATCTTTACAAGTCCCGATTTCTACCATGATACCACAGCGCATAACAGTGAGATTTGGGCAATgaaatttataaaggtaaaaaataTTCTTGAAGAAAAGGCTAAGAAAAAGCACAGTCGTTAAATAGTTTGATATCTCAGTTCGTGACCAAAAAAATGCTTCGTTCAAAAAAGACATCCAGGACAGGACCCGCAGTCGGTTGTCTGACGAGATCGTCCCCGCGAACGCCCGCGCGATTAGAATATTAAGTACACACTCCAAGGGGGTATAATCCCATGTTTGCCGTAAAACTCTAGTATTATTGAAAATAAGTTCTAGTCCAACTCTCTGTACATGTCCAACCAGATCTCAAGAGGGATGCCTGTCGTGTGTATGTTGCCATGTCCCGCAGGCCTTTTAACTCAAGAAAAAGTTACAAGGAAATGATTTAAGCAAGGAACAGAGCGACGGCACCGGCAACGGCGGCGAAAGCGGCGGAGCCAGTGAAGGAAGCAGCGCCGTTAACGGGAGGAGGAACAGAGCTAAATAGAAACAGTCAGCATATATGCCATTACATCTGAATATCAAAAGGATTAAAACTCACGTTCCGTTGCCAGCAGGGCCAGTGGGCTGAGGAGGAACAGCACCAGTGCCAGAGggagcaccagcaccggGGTTGCCACCAGCAGGGGCGGTAGGGCAAGGGACGGCAACGGTCTGGTACTCAACAGAGGTCAGGACGGTGGTGTAGCTCTTGGTAACGGCGACGACGGAGCTGCCGGGGCACTGAGCGGCGGCGGAGCTGACGGGGGCACCGCCagtgggagcagcagcaccgctgGTGGGGAGCTGAGCCGGGATAGAGACGGCGGGGACAGAGACGGCAGCGGCGGAGCTCTGGGGAGCGGCCGGAGCAGAGtagggaggaggagcaacGACAGAGCTGTAAGGAGCAGTGCCGTTGGACCAGACCTGAGTGGTGGGAGCAGCGGTGGGGTAGGCAGAGACCGGGCCGACAGCGGTGGAGGTAGGGACAACCTCGGTGGAGAGGACGGTGCTGTGAGCCGGGCAGTTGGTAACCTCAGGGCCGCAAGAGGTGATGGTGTGGACGTTGGTCACGTAGAAGGTAGAGGTGGTCAACGGGATGTAGTTGGTCTGGACGGAGGTGGTCTGGTGGCGGGCCGGGCAGTTGGTGATGGAGGCAGCACAGGCAGTGATGGTGACCAACTCGGTGGTGTAGTCGGTGGAGACGGGCTCCTGGGCGAGGACCGAGGTGGCCAGaacagcagcggcggtggtgaAACGCATCTTGAAtgtttttttggttttggtGGTTCTTGAAGAACGAAGTAGTTTAGTTTGGGTTGAAAGAGTGGATGAAAGCGTGAAGCTTCGTTTGCAGTTGTTTTGAAAGAATGGACGACCGAAGTCAAGAGCGAGCTGGCGATTATGCTTAGTGggctggagagaaaagaagggaaaaaagaagatgatgctcGACCGAGCGTGGCCTCATATTAATAGGCATATCAACATCGACCGTGAGCTCTTTGCGAGCGCTCGCCTCGCTCCCTCCCATTGGATACCCCGGGAAATTGCGTCCAGAATG
It encodes:
- a CDS encoding uncharacterized protein (TransMembrane:1 (n3-11c16/17o244-264i)~EggNog:ENOG41~SECRETED:SignalP(1-16)) — its product is MRFTTAAAVLATSVLAQEPVSTDYTTELVTITACAASITNCPARHQTTSVQTNYIPLTTSTFYVTNVHTITSCGPEVTNCPAHSTVLSTEVVPTSTAVGPVSAYPTAAPTTQVWSNGTAPYSSVVAPPPYSAPAAPQSSAAAVSVPAVSIPAQLPTSGAAAPTGGAPVSSAAAQCPGSSVVAVTKSYTTVLTSVEYQTVAVPCPTAPAGGNPGAGAPSGTGAVPPQPTGPAGNGTSVPPPVNGAASFTGSAAFAAVAGAVALFLA